One Polyangia bacterium genomic region harbors:
- a CDS encoding acyltransferase — MSISIHSDLRRPGHAGEARIPSLDGLRAMAILFAVVAHVGRTPGCGWGRYLLRFGEIGNLGVRIFFVISGFLITSLLLAEQQRAGTVSLPGFYLRRVFRIFPAAYTYIAAMLIADAVGAIVLLPGDVLSASLFVANYHAPMSWFVGHVWSLSVEEQFYFFWPLTLVLLGPRRATMVGAAIIVVSPFLRLACVHVPALRSYVHLSFPTVADALLAGCLVALLRPALDESPRYLRWLRSPWFFVVPLAGAAAFVNGLDEARFGVTLGPTILNAAIVLSMERLRRWPQQGPAWLLNRSPVRALGRISYSLYLWQEPFLNPHGGPTWFTRYPLNLVLALAAALLSYNLIEQPFLRLRARLTARGRASTFRRPVVAAREVA, encoded by the coding sequence TTGTCGATTTCCATTCACTCCGACCTTCGCCGTCCCGGTCACGCCGGCGAGGCGCGCATTCCGTCGCTGGACGGCCTGCGGGCGATGGCGATCCTGTTCGCCGTGGTGGCCCACGTGGGGCGGACGCCCGGCTGCGGATGGGGGCGCTATCTCCTGCGCTTCGGCGAGATCGGCAACCTGGGCGTGCGGATCTTCTTCGTCATATCGGGCTTTCTCATCACCTCGCTGCTGCTGGCCGAGCAGCAACGGGCGGGTACCGTCTCGCTGCCCGGGTTTTATTTGCGCCGGGTCTTTCGCATTTTCCCGGCGGCGTACACGTACATCGCTGCGATGCTGATCGCCGACGCCGTCGGGGCGATCGTTCTTTTGCCCGGCGACGTGCTGTCGGCGTCCTTGTTCGTGGCCAACTATCACGCCCCGATGTCCTGGTTCGTGGGCCACGTCTGGTCGCTGTCGGTCGAGGAGCAGTTCTATTTCTTCTGGCCGCTGACCCTGGTGCTGCTGGGGCCGCGCCGGGCGACGATGGTGGGCGCGGCGATCATCGTCGTCTCGCCATTCTTGCGCCTGGCCTGCGTGCACGTTCCGGCCTTGCGATCGTACGTGCACCTGTCGTTTCCGACGGTGGCGGACGCGTTGCTGGCCGGCTGCTTGGTGGCGCTGCTGCGCCCGGCGCTGGACGAATCGCCGCGGTACCTGCGCTGGCTGCGGTCACCATGGTTTTTTGTCGTGCCGCTGGCCGGCGCGGCCGCCTTTGTCAACGGTCTCGATGAAGCGCGCTTCGGCGTGACGCTGGGGCCGACGATCTTGAACGCGGCGATCGTGCTGTCGATGGAACGGCTGCGCCGCTGGCCCCAGCAGGGCCCCGCTTGGTTGTTAAACCGGTCGCCGGTGCGCGCGCTGGGACGGATCAGCTATTCGCTTTATCTGTGGCAAGAGCCGTTCTTGAACCCGCACGGCGGGCCGACGTGGTTCACGCGCTATCCGCTGAACCTGGTCCTGGCGCTGGCGGCCGCTCTGCTGTCTTACAACTTGATTGAACAGCCGTTCCTGCGCCTGCGCGCGCGCCTCACCGCCCGCGGGCGCGCCTCGACGTTTCGCCGTCCGGTGGTCGCCGCGCGCGAGGTAGCCTGA
- a CDS encoding enolase C-terminal domain-like protein gives MITIADVQTWVTQPERERLLVVKVVTSEPGLYGLGCATFTQRVFAVQAAIDRHLKAFLLGRDVSRIEDLWHTARVNGYWRNGPVLNNALSGVDQALWDILGKRAGLPLHDLLGGKCREAALVYRHAEAPTAAEVIAEVEKFRGEGYRHVRVQLRRDGQSYGGGERRQPPPDGAQPGAYFDPHGYARDTLALLELARARLSDSVALLHDVHERLAPDAAVQFAKDVEQFRLFFLEDPLPPEQVDWLPRLRAHATTPIAMGELFNHPLEWERVIEDRSVDFVRMHVSQMGGLTPARKVAAVAAARGIRTAWHGPADTSPVGHAANLHLELASPNFGIHEWSGFGERTRALFPGIPEVRDGYLYPNARPGLGIDFDEKLSADFPARDAVEEWTQARLPDGGGGFP, from the coding sequence ATGATCACCATCGCCGACGTGCAGACCTGGGTCACGCAGCCCGAGCGTGAGCGATTGCTGGTGGTGAAAGTCGTCACCTCCGAGCCCGGGCTTTATGGCCTCGGTTGCGCCACGTTCACCCAGCGGGTGTTCGCCGTGCAGGCGGCCATCGATCGCCACCTGAAGGCGTTCCTGCTGGGCCGCGATGTCTCGCGCATCGAAGACCTCTGGCACACGGCGCGGGTCAATGGCTACTGGCGCAACGGCCCGGTGCTGAACAACGCGCTTTCCGGAGTGGACCAGGCGCTGTGGGACATCCTGGGCAAGCGCGCCGGACTGCCGCTGCACGATCTACTGGGCGGCAAGTGCCGCGAGGCCGCGCTGGTGTACCGCCACGCCGAAGCGCCGACCGCCGCCGAGGTGATCGCCGAGGTGGAAAAATTTCGGGGCGAGGGTTACCGCCACGTGCGCGTGCAGCTGCGCCGCGACGGCCAGTCCTACGGTGGCGGCGAGCGACGGCAACCGCCGCCCGACGGCGCCCAGCCTGGCGCGTATTTTGATCCGCACGGCTATGCGCGCGACACGCTGGCCTTGCTGGAACTGGCGCGCGCGCGGTTATCCGACTCGGTCGCGTTGCTGCACGACGTACACGAACGCCTGGCGCCCGACGCCGCCGTGCAGTTCGCCAAGGACGTCGAACAATTCCGCCTGTTCTTCCTGGAAGACCCGCTGCCGCCCGAACAGGTGGACTGGCTTCCGCGGCTGCGCGCCCACGCCACCACGCCCATCGCGATGGGCGAGCTGTTCAATCATCCGCTCGAGTGGGAGCGGGTGATCGAGGATCGCTCGGTGGATTTTGTGCGCATGCACGTCAGTCAGATGGGCGGCCTGACGCCCGCGCGCAAGGTCGCCGCCGTGGCTGCCGCGCGCGGCATTCGCACCGCCTGGCACGGCCCGGCCGACACCTCCCCCGTCGGGCACGCCGCCAACCTGCACCTGGAGCTGGCGTCGCCCAACTTCGGCATTCACGAGTGGAGCGGCTTCGGCGAACGCACGCGCGCCCTGTTCCCCGGCATCCCCGAGGTGCGCGATGGCTATCTGTACCCGAACGCGCGTCCGGGACTGGGCATCGACTTTGACGAGAAGCTGTCGGCCGATTTTCCGGCGCGCGATGCCGTCGAAGAATGGACCCAGGCTCGCCTGCCCGACGGCGGCGGCGGGTTTCCTTAA